In Thermogemmata fonticola, the DNA window GCAGGAATGACGCGGGTAAGTCCTCTGTTCACCCGCTTACCTCCCTGCTCAATCCCTATCCGAAGCATGTTTTTGGATCACCGATCTACTGGCTGCACTGGCGCTCGCGTGATCTGAGCCGAACATTCCCGAAGGACGGACAATACGGAAGCTAACAGGAGCGCCTAGCTCGATCGATGACCCGCACGAGTGCCCCAAAGGAATTGCCCTTGTGCGGGATCGAAGCTGAGAATGCAATGGATGACGTAGAGGATTCCCAGACATCCGAGGAGTCGATTCGCGGAATGACTACCCACGAACTCTGGCCGAGAAAAAACCATCCGCCATGCCGCGTGTAGCCGCTTTATTGCTTTTGGCCGCTCTGTTCACCGTCCTGGTGGCCGCTCGTTTCCAGGCCAGTGATTTGGAGCGGCTCACCGCTGTGGGCAGTGTCCTCCAGCGACAGATCCAACCCCTCCTCCCTGAGACGGAACGATTCCGGCAACTCGCCGGTGAGTGCTGGCACCATTGGCCACATCGGCCTGTGGATGATTTGCGGCATCGCTTGGCGACGGATGCCCGATTGCAAGGGATCGCCGTCACCATCGTCGACGAGGACAACTCCATACGCTTACGTGGGATTGTACCTTCCGAAGAAATCCGTCAAATCATCCAAGAACTGGCCACACATACGCTGGGAATTGAAGCCATTGTCGATGAATTAGCCGTCGTCGCCCCTCAGGCGGCTCCATCCCCGGAAAATCTTACCTCGCATTGATTGACAATAAGACATATTCAACATTTCCGTGCCCAGAAACACTTTTCCAGGAAAGGGCAGCATATTATTTCCGAACATTGAACATCATACATATCATCGTCTGGCATTTGAAATCAAAAAATTCGGGCCACGACTAACTCCATCGTGACCCGAATTATGCCCTGATTTGACGGCCAAAGCTTGGACATCCAGCGAGCAGCGGACCCATAAAACGTACTACAGCTCAAGTCATCACGGGAAATTGATGACCGTCAAGTTGGCTGGCGCGGTCCAGGGTGTCGGCAATGTATCCCCCACCACGTGATTCCCGCCATCCAGAAGTGATCCAAAACCGACCGTCACGTTGGAGGCACCCCAATTATTTAGAACCTTATCATCACCATTACCCAACAGCGCGATAAGCAAGCTCATGATAGCATCCTCCATGAATATTGCATCGTTGTTATCTCCAGTGTCGATTATAGTTGTCTGTAGATCGACTGTGGGCCCACCCACCGTCGTGCTAGGTGCACCAAAGCGAACCAAATCGTCACCGACATCGGTACGGATCACAGTGGTGCCAAACACCTGGAGGGTAGCAGTCCCCGAGGTGCCGTTATCGACAAACACTCGATCATTGCCGCCACCGGTGTAAATCAGCAAGTTGTTGCCGACTTGGGACAAACCCGGAATGAAGCGAACCAAATCGTTTCCACCGGCTGTATTGATGAAAAG includes these proteins:
- a CDS encoding BON domain-containing protein yields the protein MPRVAALLLLAALFTVLVAARFQASDLERLTAVGSVLQRQIQPLLPETERFRQLAGECWHHWPHRPVDDLRHRLATDARLQGIAVTIVDEDNSIRLRGIVPSEEIRQIIQELATHTLGIEAIVDELAVVAPQAAPSPENLTSH